CCGACTACGCCGCCCTGGTCCGCCGGCTTCTCGCGGAGGCCGGCGTCGCCCCGGAGCTGCCGGGCCTTCCCCCCGGCGTCGAAGCCGTCACCCGGCACGCCCCGGACGGCCGCGGCTGGCACGTACTCCTCAACCACCTCGACGAGGCCGTACCACTCCCCCGGCCGGCCCACGACCTGCTCACGGACGCCACCGTGAGCCGGCTGCCCGCCGGCGGCTGCGCCGTCCTGCGCAAATTGTGAGCGCTCACAATTCTCTCCCGCCTCATCGAGGAAGGCCACCATGAGCGACCCGCACGAGACGATCCGCTGGGGCCACCACGCCCTGGAGCTGGAGATCGCCCTGGGCGAGCACGGCGCCCCGCGCCTGACCCGCATCGGCGCACCCGGCGACAAGAGCGCCACCCCCCGCCTCGGCGCACCGCTGCCGTTGGTGGAGGTGACGACCGCCGACCTCGGCCGCCACTGGTCGGGCCGGCACCTCGTCGACACCGTTCTCGGCGGACGCCTGCGCCATCGCACGCACCGGGCGAGCCGGGACGGCGACTGGCACGTGCTCGCCATCGAACTCCACGCCCCGGAGAGCGGCCTGACCGCCGAGGCGGTCTACCGGTCCCCGGACGGCCTTCCGGTGCTGCGTGCCGAGGTGGTGCTGCGCAACGAGGGGCCGCGGACGCTGCACCTGGAATCGGTCGCCTCGCTCGTGGCGGGCTGCCTCACCGGGGCCGGCCCGGCGGCCCTGGACAGCGCGGACCTGCTGTGGGCGGAGAACGAGTGGTTCGCCGAATGCCGATGGCACCGCCAGCCGCTGCGCGTGTCCTCGCCCGAACGGAGCGGCCGATTCCACACCACCTCCGGCCGCAGCACCCGCGTCGTGGCCGGACAGGGCGTGTGGTCCAGCTGCGGCCACCTGCCGATGGGCGGCCTGACGGACCGGGAATCCGGCCGTACCTGGCTGTGGCAGATCGAGCACAACGGCGGAGGCTGGCGTTGGGAGTGCGGGGTGCGCGACGACACGGCGTACGCGGCGCTGTACGGCCCCACCGACGCCGACCACGGCTGGCGCCACCCCCTGGAACCCGGCGCCGAGTTCCGTACCGTTCCGGTGGCCCTGGCGTACGGCGCGGACGGCGGCCCGGACGGCGCGTTCGCCGCCCTCACCGCGTACCGCCGGGCCACCCGACGCCCGCACACCGACCACCACCGGCTGCCGGTCGTCTTCAACGACTACATGAACTGCCTGATGGGCAACCCCACCACCGCGAAGCTGCTGCCGCTGGTCGACGCCGCCGCCGCTGCCGGCGCGGAGTACTTCGTCATCGACGCCGGCTGGTACGCCGACGAGGACGAGAACTGGTGGGAGACCGTCGGCGCGTGGGAGCCGTCCGCCTCCCGCTTCCCCGGCCCCGACGGGATCCACGAGGTCCTGGACCGCATCCGGGAGCGGGGCATGGTCCCCGGCCTGTGGCTGGAGCCGGAGGCGGTCGGGGTCGCCGGCCCCGTCGCCGGGTCCCTGCCGGAGGAGGCGTTCTTCCGCCGCGACGGGCGCCGCGTCGAGGAGGGCGGCGGCCGGTACCACCTGGACCTGCGCCACCCGGCCGCCCGCGCCCACCTGGACGGGGTGGTGGACCGCCTGGTCGGCGAGTGGGGCGTCGGATACCTCAAGCTCGACCACAACACCGACCCGGGTTCCGGCACCAGCGCCCACCCCGGTGAGGTCCCGGCCGCCGGCCTGCTCGGCCACAACCGGGCCCAACTCGACTGGCTCGACGGCATCCTGGACCGCCACCCGGACCTGGTGATCGAGAACTGCGCCTCCGGCGGCATGCGCATGGACCACGCCCTGCTCTCCCGGCTCCAGCTGCAGTCCACCAGCGACCAGCAGGACCTGCTGCTCTACCCGCCGATCGCGGCGGCGGCACCCACCGCCGTCACGCCCGAACAGGGCGCCGTGTGGGCCTACCCGCTGCCCGAGGACTCCCCCGACGAGGTCGCCCTGACCATGACCAACGCGCTCCTCGGCCGCGTCCACCTCTCCGGCCGGCTCACCGAACTCGCTCCACCGGCACGCGACCTGGTCCACGAGGCGGTGGCCGTGTACAAGTCCATCCGCGCCGACCTGCCCCAGGCGCTGCCGGCCTGGCCGCTCGGCCTCCCCGCCTGGGAGGACCCGTGGATCGCGCTGGCGCTGCACACCCCGGCCACCACCTACGTCACCGCCTGGCGCCGTCATGGAACGGACGCCGTCAGGGAGCTCGACCTGCCCCACCTGCTCGGCGCCGAGGTCCGCGCCGAGGTGCTCTACCCGGCCGCCGGCCGGGCCACCACCGCCTGGCACCCGGACACCGCCGTACTCACCCTGACCCTGCCGGCGGCACCGTCCGCCGTCCTGCTGCGCCTCACCGAGGAGCCGTCCGAGGGGAGTTGACGATGCACCCCGCGACGGCGCGCGCCCCACCGCGCCGGCCCCGCACCCCGAACGGAACACGCTTCGCGTCCGGGCCCGACCCGAGCAGCCGCACCGGGCCTCTGCCGTCCAGAACGCGGGAGTTCGATCCCCCACCCGAACACCATGCACCCCCACCCCACTGGAGGGACGCAATGAAATGGCCAGTCCGCTCGTGTCATGATCGCGTCATAGCCGCCGCGGCGGCCCTGGCGCTCGCGGTCATCGGCGCGACCGCCGCCGTCGCGCCGCCCGCAGCCGCCGCACCGCCCGCCGTCGCCGCGAGCACCGTGTCGGTGTCGGTCGACGCCGCCCTGCAGCTCGCCACCGTTCCCGCCACCGGCGTCGGCGTGAACATCCCGGTCTACGACGCCGCCATGAACGCCCCCACCACCCCCGGTCTGCTCAGCACCGCCGGCATCAACACCGTCCGCTACCCCGGCGGCAGCCACTCCGACGTCTACCACTGGCAGACCGGCACCGCCGACGACGGTGCGTACGTCGCTCCGAACACCGGCTTCGACGCCTTCATGGGCACCGTGCGCGCCGCCGGAGCGCAGCCGATCATCACCGCCAACTACGGCTCGGGCACCCCCCAGGAGGCCGCCGCCTGGGTCCGGTACGCCAACGTCACCAAGGGCTACGGCATCAAGTACTGGGAGATCGGCAACGAGGTCTACGGCAACGGCGAGTACGGCGCCAAGTGGGAGTACGACACCCACAGCAGCAAGAGCGCCACGACCTACGCGAACAACGTGCTCCAGTACGTCTCGGCGATGAAGGCGGCCGACCCGAGCGTCAAGATCGGCGCCGTGCTGACCACGCCCGGCTACTGGCCGGACGGCATCGTCGGCCCGGGCGACACCATGGACTGGAACCACACCGTCCTGTCGATCGCCGGCTCGAAGATCGACTTCGCCATCGTGCACGCCTATCCCACCAGCACCAGCCCGGCCGACCTGCTCACCAAGCCGCAGGCCCAGAACCCGAACATCGCCGGCGCCGTGCGCTCGCTGATCGGCCAGTACGCCGGGTCCCGCGCCCCCGACGTCGGCATCGCGGTGACCGAGGCGAACGCCCAGGCCTACCTGGACACCTCCCCCAACGGACTGTTCGCCCCGGACAACTACCTCACCTGGCTGGAGAACGGCGCGTTCAACGTGGACTGGTGGGACCTGCGCAACGGCACCGACTGCACCAAGGTGACCACCGTCGAGGGCGCCACCGACTACAACGACGGCGGCATGGTCTCCAGCGGCTCCCCCTGCGAGCCGACCGTCAACACGCCCTTCCCCGCCTACTACGGCATCCAGATGATCAGCAGGCTGGGGGCGCCCGGCGACACGCTGGTCAAGGCCGCCGGATCTTCCTCGCTGCTCTCCGCGCACGCCGTCCGCCGCACCAACGGCGACGTGGCCGTCATGCTGATCAACAAGGACCCGAACAACGCGGCCACGGTGAACCTCTCCTACACGGGGTTCACCCCGTCCTCCGCCACCCCGACCGTCCACTCCTACCTCAAGAACGGCCACTCGATCGGCACCGCCCAGTCCGGCAGTCCGACCATCCAGACCGTGCCCGCCTACGGCATCACGGTCGTCGAGATGCACCCGACCGGCGCGCCCTGCCGGGTCGTCTACAACAAGAACGAGTGGCAGGGCGTGATGGTCGGCACCGTCACCGTCGTCAACAACTCCCTCGGCCAGGTCAACGGCTGGTCCCTCGGCTTCGACTTCCCCGGCGACAACGGCATCACCGACAGCTGGAACGCCTCGGTGGCGCAGAGCGGCCCGAGCGTCAACGCCGGAAACGTCTCCTACAACGCCACCGTCCCGCCCGGCGGAAGCGTCCAGTGGGGCTTCAAGGCCACCTGGTCCAAGAGCGACGCCGATCCGTCCGCCTTCCGGTTCAACGGCGCCTCCTGCGCGATCGGCTGAACCCCGTGAACCGGTGGTGCCCCGGACACCTGACCGTCCGGGGCACCACCCCCCGAACGCGAACCACCGTGAAAGGAACCCTCCACGTGTCAGACCAGCCCCAGCCGACCGGCACCCTCCCCAACCCGGTGATCCCCGGCTTCCACCCCGACCCCAGCGTCTGCCGCGTGGGCGACGACTACTACCTCGTCTGCTCCAGCTTCGAGTACTTCCCCGGCATCCCCGTCTTCCACAGCCGCGACCTGGTGAACTGGACCCAGATCGGCAACGCCCTGGACCGGCCGAGCCAGCTGCGCCTGCCGCGCGACATGCCCTCCTCCGGCGGGATCTACGCCCCTACCCTGCGCCACCACGACGGCCGCTTCTGGCTGATCGTCACCAACGTCGGCGACGGCGGCAACATGCTCTTCACCGCCACCGACCCGGCCGGCCCCTGGTCCGACCCGGTCCGGCTGCCCGGCGTCCCGGGCATCGACCCGGACCTCGCCTGGGACGAGGACGGCACCTGCTGGTGCACCGTCGCCGGCGTCTCCCAGGTCCGCATCGACCCGGCCACCGGCGAGACCCTCGGCGAGGTACGGCGGATCTGGTCCGGCGCGCCCGGCGCCATGGCCCCCGAGGCCCCGCACCTGTACCGGATCGGCGAGTACTGGTACCTGATGATCGCCGAGGGCGGCACGGAGCGCGGCCACGCCGTCTCCATCGCCCGCGGCACCTCGCCCTCGGGCCCGTTCGAGCCGTGCCCGGCCAACCCGGTCCTGACCCACCGCGGCATCGACAGTCCCATCCAGAACACCGGGCACGCCGACCTGGTCCAGGCGCCCGACGGCTCCTGGTGGATGGTGTTGCTCGCCGTCCGGCCACGCGGCGGCACCCCCGCCTGGTACGTGCTCGGCCGGGAGACCTTCCTCGCCCCGGTCGAGTGGGTGGACGGCTGGCCGGTGGTCGGCCGGGTCACCCCCGAACTGCCCGCCCCCGCCTGGCCCTTGCAGCCCGCTCCCGCCGTACCGGTCCGGGACGACTTCGACCAGGCCGAGCTCCACCCCCGGTGGATCTCGGTGCGCGAGCGCTCCGAGCGGCTGTGCACCACGAAGGAACGTTCCGGCTGGCTCACCCTGCGCGCCGCCGGCACCTCCCTGGACGAGAACGACGTGGTGTTCGTCGGCCGGCGCCAGCAGCACCTCGGCTGCCGGGCCCGCGCCCTAATCGATCCCGCAGGGGGCCGCGGCGGCCTCGCCGTCCGCATGGACGAGGAGCACCACTACGAGATCGAGGCGGCCGACGGCGAGGTGAAGGTCTTCGCCCGGATCGGCTCGCTCCGCACCGAGGTCGCCTCCCGTCCGGTGCCCGCCGGAGCCGTGGTGCTCGGTGTCGACGTCGTTCCGCGACCGACGCGCGGCCCGCGCACCGGCCCCGACGACGTCGTCTTCGGCGTCGAGGAGCCCGACGGCACCTTCACCGTGCTCGCCACCCTCGACGGGCGCTACCTGTCCACCGAGGTGGCCGGCGGCTTCACCGGCCGGGTCATCGGCATGTACGCCGCGGCCGGCACCGTCCACTTCGACCGGTTCGACTACGAGCCCCTCCCGCTCCCCTGACCATCCGTCGGGGGTTTCCCCGCCCGTTCACCCGAAAGGGACGACCCGTGAACGACGCACAGCAGACCGCCCGCCGTCTCCACCGGACGGCCGGCCTCCTGGTGGCCCTGGTCACCACCGGCGCCCTCTGCGGCGGCACCGCCGTCGCCACACCCGCCGACCAGCCCCGGACGGCTGCCGAGGCCGCCGGGGCGAGGGTCCCGCACGACCCGATGGCCGCCGTCGCCCAGATGCAGCCCAGCTGGAACCTCGGCAACACCCTCGACGCGATCCCCGACGAGACGTCCTGGGGC
The DNA window shown above is from Streptomyces vietnamensis and carries:
- a CDS encoding glycoside hydrolase family 43 protein, with translation MSDQPQPTGTLPNPVIPGFHPDPSVCRVGDDYYLVCSSFEYFPGIPVFHSRDLVNWTQIGNALDRPSQLRLPRDMPSSGGIYAPTLRHHDGRFWLIVTNVGDGGNMLFTATDPAGPWSDPVRLPGVPGIDPDLAWDEDGTCWCTVAGVSQVRIDPATGETLGEVRRIWSGAPGAMAPEAPHLYRIGEYWYLMIAEGGTERGHAVSIARGTSPSGPFEPCPANPVLTHRGIDSPIQNTGHADLVQAPDGSWWMVLLAVRPRGGTPAWYVLGRETFLAPVEWVDGWPVVGRVTPELPAPAWPLQPAPAVPVRDDFDQAELHPRWISVRERSERLCTTKERSGWLTLRAAGTSLDENDVVFVGRRQQHLGCRARALIDPAGGRGGLAVRMDEEHHYEIEAADGEVKVFARIGSLRTEVASRPVPAGAVVLGVDVVPRPTRGPRTGPDDVVFGVEEPDGTFTVLATLDGRYLSTEVAGGFTGRVIGMYAAAGTVHFDRFDYEPLPLP
- a CDS encoding glycoside hydrolase family 36 protein, which produces MSDPHETIRWGHHALELEIALGEHGAPRLTRIGAPGDKSATPRLGAPLPLVEVTTADLGRHWSGRHLVDTVLGGRLRHRTHRASRDGDWHVLAIELHAPESGLTAEAVYRSPDGLPVLRAEVVLRNEGPRTLHLESVASLVAGCLTGAGPAALDSADLLWAENEWFAECRWHRQPLRVSSPERSGRFHTTSGRSTRVVAGQGVWSSCGHLPMGGLTDRESGRTWLWQIEHNGGGWRWECGVRDDTAYAALYGPTDADHGWRHPLEPGAEFRTVPVALAYGADGGPDGAFAALTAYRRATRRPHTDHHRLPVVFNDYMNCLMGNPTTAKLLPLVDAAAAAGAEYFVIDAGWYADEDENWWETVGAWEPSASRFPGPDGIHEVLDRIRERGMVPGLWLEPEAVGVAGPVAGSLPEEAFFRRDGRRVEEGGGRYHLDLRHPAARAHLDGVVDRLVGEWGVGYLKLDHNTDPGSGTSAHPGEVPAAGLLGHNRAQLDWLDGILDRHPDLVIENCASGGMRMDHALLSRLQLQSTSDQQDLLLYPPIAAAAPTAVTPEQGAVWAYPLPEDSPDEVALTMTNALLGRVHLSGRLTELAPPARDLVHEAVAVYKSIRADLPQALPAWPLGLPAWEDPWIALALHTPATTYVTAWRRHGTDAVRELDLPHLLGAEVRAEVLYPAAGRATTAWHPDTAVLTLTLPAAPSAVLLRLTEEPSEGS
- a CDS encoding cellulose binding domain-containing protein, with translation MKWPVRSCHDRVIAAAAALALAVIGATAAVAPPAAAAPPAVAASTVSVSVDAALQLATVPATGVGVNIPVYDAAMNAPTTPGLLSTAGINTVRYPGGSHSDVYHWQTGTADDGAYVAPNTGFDAFMGTVRAAGAQPIITANYGSGTPQEAAAWVRYANVTKGYGIKYWEIGNEVYGNGEYGAKWEYDTHSSKSATTYANNVLQYVSAMKAADPSVKIGAVLTTPGYWPDGIVGPGDTMDWNHTVLSIAGSKIDFAIVHAYPTSTSPADLLTKPQAQNPNIAGAVRSLIGQYAGSRAPDVGIAVTEANAQAYLDTSPNGLFAPDNYLTWLENGAFNVDWWDLRNGTDCTKVTTVEGATDYNDGGMVSSGSPCEPTVNTPFPAYYGIQMISRLGAPGDTLVKAAGSSSLLSAHAVRRTNGDVAVMLINKDPNNAATVNLSYTGFTPSSATPTVHSYLKNGHSIGTAQSGSPTIQTVPAYGITVVEMHPTGAPCRVVYNKNEWQGVMVGTVTVVNNSLGQVNGWSLGFDFPGDNGITDSWNASVAQSGPSVNAGNVSYNATVPPGGSVQWGFKATWSKSDADPSAFRFNGASCAIG